A genomic segment from Propionibacteriaceae bacterium ZF39 encodes:
- a CDS encoding response regulator transcription factor, with translation MIRVFLVDDQSLVRSGFRMLIEAEDDMEVVGEASDGAEAVAALTAEPADVALMDIRMPVMDGVEATRRLVRADLGTRVLVLTTFDLDEYVFAALKAGASGFLLKDARPQELLSAIRDVAAGDAVVAPSATRRLLDQVVPSLPANPRSGPDPRLDVLTERELEVLTEIASGATNSEIGARLYMAEGTVKTHIGRLLSKLQARDRVSLVLFAYETGIAGR, from the coding sequence GTGATCCGTGTCTTCCTCGTTGATGATCAGTCACTCGTACGCAGCGGTTTTCGCATGCTCATCGAGGCCGAGGACGACATGGAGGTCGTCGGGGAGGCCTCCGACGGCGCCGAGGCGGTTGCTGCGCTGACCGCCGAGCCGGCCGATGTCGCGTTGATGGACATCCGGATGCCGGTGATGGACGGCGTCGAGGCGACGCGGCGGCTGGTGCGGGCCGATCTGGGCACCCGGGTGCTCGTGCTGACCACGTTCGACCTCGATGAATATGTCTTTGCCGCGCTGAAGGCCGGCGCGTCGGGATTCCTGCTCAAGGATGCGCGGCCACAGGAGTTGCTCTCGGCGATCCGCGATGTGGCCGCGGGCGACGCGGTCGTGGCGCCCAGCGCGACCCGGCGACTGCTCGACCAGGTCGTGCCCTCACTGCCGGCCAATCCGCGCAGCGGGCCCGATCCCCGCCTCGACGTGCTGACCGAACGCGAGCTCGAGGTGCTGACCGAGATCGCGTCCGGGGCGACCAATTCCGAGATCGGGGCCCGGCTCTATATGGCCGAGGGCACCGTGAAGACCCACATCGGCCGGCTGCTGTCGAAGCTGCAGGCCCGCGACCGGGTGAGCCTGGTGCTGTTCGCCTACGAAACCGGCATCGCCGGGCGCTGA
- a CDS encoding helix-turn-helix domain-containing protein, producing MTSEPQTRRTYRSPKRTEQAARTRATITAAARRLFERDGFAATTIAAVAKEAGVSQQTVYAVFGNKPALVRAILEQMEETAEASTWRKRIAEEQDPARILAAFAQWTRAFFEASSPSFSIAQEAMSELTDLAAQGDAHRRQALASLVQRLAGMGALRDGLSEQHATDRAWLLTGLQTYFDATERCAWTPEAYAEWLGDTLAQQILAGDRVKA from the coding sequence ATGACATCCGAACCGCAGACCCGGCGTACCTATCGCTCGCCGAAACGCACCGAACAGGCCGCCCGCACCCGCGCGACCATCACCGCAGCCGCGCGACGACTCTTCGAACGCGACGGGTTCGCAGCGACGACGATCGCGGCGGTCGCGAAGGAAGCGGGCGTGTCGCAGCAGACGGTCTATGCCGTGTTCGGCAACAAGCCCGCGCTCGTGCGCGCGATCCTCGAACAGATGGAGGAGACCGCCGAGGCCTCGACCTGGCGCAAACGGATCGCCGAGGAACAGGACCCGGCGCGGATCCTCGCGGCCTTCGCCCAATGGACACGGGCGTTCTTCGAGGCGAGCAGCCCGTCGTTCTCGATCGCGCAGGAGGCCATGTCCGAGCTGACGGACCTGGCTGCGCAGGGTGACGCGCATCGCCGGCAGGCCCTCGCCTCACTGGTGCAGCGGCTGGCGGGGATGGGTGCGCTACGGGACGGTTTGTCCGAGCAGCACGCCACCGATCGCGCGTGGTTGCTCACCGGCCTCCAGACCTACTTCGACGCGACCGAGCGCTGCGCCTGGACCCCGGAGGCGTACGCCGAGTGGCTGGGTGACACCCTCGCCCAGCAAATTCTCGCGGGAGATCGCGTCAAAGCTTGA
- a CDS encoding MerR family transcriptional regulator — MRISDCADLTGTTVRTIRYYHQIGLLPVPEGGLRRDYGLEHIARILRIRWLAEAGLPLETVADLIAAETEAGEPTPNPDAGSLRDLYATAAGLEDRIAELRTQQQKIAALIAMAEEGRGLTALPPAVALFYDRIARKVDDPATLKVLNRERRLAELFAQRGLVPRRADALITTLTDEDMAVIVDFYARYARLGSLPDDDATAEIDSLVDALVGWCATNLDLTRAFLDLLPRWARAPRAMSTLVNFSVLVCSDGRQAEVIRRAIPAAVALVDGADEPKGSPR, encoded by the coding sequence GTGCGAATCTCCGACTGCGCCGACCTGACCGGCACAACCGTGCGAACGATCCGGTATTACCACCAGATCGGCCTCCTGCCCGTCCCCGAGGGCGGGCTGCGCCGGGACTACGGCCTCGAACACATCGCCCGTATCCTCCGCATCCGCTGGCTCGCCGAAGCCGGTCTGCCGCTCGAGACCGTGGCCGACCTCATCGCCGCGGAGACCGAGGCCGGGGAGCCGACCCCCAATCCGGATGCGGGCAGCCTGCGGGACCTGTACGCCACAGCGGCCGGCCTGGAGGACCGGATCGCGGAGCTGCGGACGCAGCAGCAGAAGATCGCCGCGCTGATCGCCATGGCCGAGGAGGGGCGCGGGCTGACGGCGCTCCCTCCGGCGGTCGCGCTGTTCTATGACCGGATCGCGCGCAAGGTGGACGACCCCGCGACTCTGAAGGTGCTGAACCGGGAGCGTCGCCTGGCGGAGCTGTTCGCCCAACGCGGGCTGGTGCCCAGGCGCGCGGACGCCCTCATCACGACCCTCACCGACGAGGACATGGCCGTGATCGTCGATTTCTATGCGCGCTATGCCCGGTTGGGATCGCTGCCCGACGACGACGCCACGGCGGAGATCGACTCCCTCGTCGATGCGTTGGTCGGCTGGTGCGCCACCAACCTCGACCTGACGCGCGCGTTCCTGGACCTGTTGCCCCGGTGGGCGCGTGCCCCGCGGGCCATGAGCACGCTGGTCAACTTCTCGGTCCTCGTCTGCTCCGACGGGCGACAGGCCGAGGTCATCCGGCGCGCCATCCCGGCCGCCGTGGCGCTCGTCGACGGCGCCGACGAACCGAAAGGAAGCCCCCGATGA
- a CDS encoding ABC transporter ATP-binding protein, translated as MSPDPTFTQPIEVRDLVKTFGQFRALDGVDLTVTAGSVHGFLGPNGAGKSTTIRVLLGLYRATSSHVRVLGLDPGAHPAEVTRQVSYVPGDVALWPNLTGGQVLDVLGGLRGVRNRERERELIDRFALDPGKRVRSYSTGNRQKVMLIAALAAPTPLLILDEPTAGLDPLMERVFSDCIHEATAAGRTVLLSSHILAEVERLCTDVTIVRDGLIVESGSLAHLRHLAALDVTVTGPTVEVLVEDLRRWAPHRDGDTLTCEVDRADLPEVLGRLATAGATDVSVVPASLESLFLRHYEVAAR; from the coding sequence ATGAGCCCCGACCCCACGTTCACCCAGCCCATCGAGGTCCGTGACCTCGTCAAGACCTTCGGTCAGTTCCGCGCCCTCGACGGCGTCGACCTCACCGTCACTGCCGGGAGCGTGCACGGCTTCCTCGGCCCCAACGGTGCGGGCAAGTCGACCACGATCCGCGTGCTCCTCGGGCTCTATCGCGCTACCTCCAGCCACGTCCGTGTCCTCGGCCTCGACCCCGGCGCTCATCCGGCCGAGGTCACCCGGCAGGTGTCCTATGTCCCCGGCGATGTGGCCCTGTGGCCGAATCTCACCGGCGGCCAGGTGCTCGACGTGCTGGGCGGGCTCCGGGGCGTACGGAATCGGGAGCGGGAGCGCGAACTCATCGACCGATTCGCACTCGACCCGGGCAAGCGGGTCCGGTCCTATTCGACCGGCAACCGCCAGAAGGTCATGCTCATCGCCGCACTCGCCGCACCGACGCCGCTGCTGATCCTCGACGAACCGACGGCGGGGCTGGACCCGCTCATGGAGCGGGTGTTCTCAGACTGCATCCACGAGGCGACCGCGGCCGGGCGTACGGTCCTGTTGTCGAGCCATATCCTCGCCGAGGTGGAACGCCTGTGCACCGACGTGACGATCGTCCGCGACGGGCTGATCGTCGAGTCCGGCAGCCTGGCCCATCTTCGTCACCTGGCCGCCCTCGACGTCACCGTGACCGGCCCGACCGTCGAGGTGCTGGTCGAGGATCTGCGGCGCTGGGCACCGCATCGCGACGGTGACACCCTCACCTGCGAGGTCGACCGCGCCGACCTGCCGGAGGTGCTGGGCCGGCTCGCCACGGCGGGCGCGACCGATGTCTCGGTCGTCCCGGCCAGCCTGGAGAGCCTGTTCCTGCGCCACTACGAGGTGGCGGCGCGATGA
- a CDS encoding class I SAM-dependent methyltransferase, with the protein MNTPPSQWASIVEADPQHSHRYAERFRQLEAQGTDIYGEARLLDAMVPRGSRILDAGCGAGRSGGYLARQGHTVVGVDLDPVLIQAAEEDFPGATWLVGDLAELDLPSRGIEEPFDAIVCAGNVMTFLHPATRVAVLTRLGAHLTDNGRAVVGFGAGRGYSFDAYAADVTRAGLRIDARFATWDLRPFTGTSDFMVSLLSRA; encoded by the coding sequence GTGAACACACCGCCGAGCCAGTGGGCGTCGATCGTTGAGGCCGACCCCCAGCATTCCCATCGTTATGCCGAGCGATTCCGCCAGTTGGAGGCCCAGGGGACCGACATCTATGGGGAAGCCCGCCTCCTGGATGCGATGGTGCCGCGCGGTTCGCGCATCCTCGATGCCGGCTGTGGTGCCGGCCGGAGCGGTGGCTATCTCGCCCGGCAGGGCCACACGGTCGTGGGCGTCGATCTGGATCCGGTCCTGATCCAGGCGGCCGAGGAGGACTTCCCCGGTGCAACCTGGCTGGTCGGCGACCTCGCCGAACTCGACCTCCCATCCCGCGGGATCGAAGAACCGTTCGATGCGATCGTCTGCGCCGGCAACGTGATGACCTTCCTTCACCCGGCCACCCGGGTCGCCGTGCTCACCCGCCTGGGCGCGCACCTCACCGACAACGGCCGAGCGGTCGTCGGTTTCGGTGCGGGTCGGGGCTATTCGTTCGACGCGTACGCCGCAGACGTCACCCGTGCGGGCCTCCGCATCGACGCGCGCTTCGCCACCTGGGATCTCCGTCCCTTCACCGGCACCTCCGACTTCATGGTGTCGCTGCTCTCGCGCGCCTGA